Below is a genomic region from Elusimicrobiota bacterium.
CTGCGCGTCGAGCTTCAAATCATCAAGACCACCGGGGACAAAATGGCGGAGTCGTCCCTGGCGAACCTCGGGAAGGGCGTTTTCACCAAGGAAATTGAAGAAGCGCTTCTGGACAAACGGGTGGATTTGGCGGTCCATTCCCTGAAAGATTTGCCCACGCAATTTCCGCCGGGGCTCACGGTGGGCGCCGTGCTGGAGCGCGAAGATCCCCGGGACTGCCTGGTGTCCCGATTCGGCGAACAGCTATTGGAACTGCCTTCCGGTTCCGTGGTCGGCACCAGCTCCCTGCGCCGACAGGCCCAAATCCGGGCGGTCAAAAAAAATATCCGGGTTCAAGACACCCGGGGGAACCTGGACACGCGCCTTAAAAAAGTGGCCGAGGGCGAATTCACCGCCGTGGTCGTGGCCTACGCCGGGGTTCGCCGGTTGGGCCGGGCCGAGGAAGTGTCCGAAGTGATCCCCCTGGAAATCATGCTCCCGGCCCCCGGCCAGGGGTTCATAGCCATTGAAATCCGCGAGGGGGACAACGCCACCGCGGGCTGGGTGAAACGCCTGAGCCACGACATGAGTTTTCGCGCCGCCACGGCGGAACGGGCCTTTTTGGCCGGACTGGGCGGCGGTTGCCGCGTCCCCATCGCGGCCCACGCCCGGAGCGACGGCAACCGGCTGGTGATGGACGGCCTGGTCATCAGCGTGGATGGGCAACGGCTCGTCCGGGTGAAGGACCAGGGCCCTCTGGCGGACCCCTTGGGGCTCGGGAATCTGTTGGCCGCCCGGGCTCTGGAAAAAGGCGCCGGCGACATTTTGAAGGAAACGGTGGCCTGAAAGAAGCGCCCATGCCGGAATCGATCCACGGACACGAAGTCATGCGCCTGATGGCGGCCGCGCCCGCCGGATTCCCCCGGGCCCAATGGGAGCGGGCCATCGCCGAACGTTTCGGCCCCGGGGCGCGATTTCACACCTGCTCCGCGTCAAACCTCACGGCCGGAGAATTGATCGATTTTTTGAGCGTCCGGGGTAAATTCTTCCCCGCCGCCGACGGCCGACTGTCCGT
It encodes:
- the hemC gene encoding hydroxymethylbilane synthase, which gives rise to MAQLILGTRGSALALAQSKMVKARLEALSSDLRVELQIIKTTGDKMAESSLANLGKGVFTKEIEEALLDKRVDLAVHSLKDLPTQFPPGLTVGAVLEREDPRDCLVSRFGEQLLELPSGSVVGTSSLRRQAQIRAVKKNIRVQDTRGNLDTRLKKVAEGEFTAVVVAYAGVRRLGRAEEVSEVIPLEIMLPAPGQGFIAIEIREGDNATAGWVKRLSHDMSFRAATAERAFLAGLGGGCRVPIAAHARSDGNRLVMDGLVISVDGQRLVRVKDQGPLADPLGLGNLLAARALEKGAGDILKETVA
- a CDS encoding YecH family protein produces the protein MPESIHGHEVMRLMAAAPAGFPRAQWERAIAERFGPGARFHTCSASNLTAGELIDFLSVRGKFFPAADGRLSVDSKNICGHE